Proteins found in one Zea mays cultivar B73 chromosome 1, Zm-B73-REFERENCE-NAM-5.0, whole genome shotgun sequence genomic segment:
- the LOC100274384 gene encoding uncharacterized protein LOC100274384 produces the protein MLQIRLSKIGSSDSGGAAASTAAGAGAPAAVGAAAALGGSILESVTVACPDHLVIADLPVAKSLGAVTTSAAAATRAIGRRSRRPLGERVHICSRCEFPIAIYGRLIPCEHAFCLSCARSDSSCYLCDERIQKIQSVKMMEGIFICAAPMCLKSFLKKADFEFHVPDVHANLLQTNLEKEEERNESDAPNIPCASAGDTQRQSQMPEMSTARAPPPRPGVSQDREERSRYHQSREQTPLRPPPLSKPPFHGRHSYPPGDTQAENNPPQGFDRPYNWASQSRQESPGAATPLRQESDHSTQDRQQLMANAPFMFPPIPSHQGNFMMPMNMNQPLISNAPFNYPLQQDGNPQYFSAPFQMPPLPDTGSDQGSMSSVQPPVGPMSFPEGLQRPWAMGMMGNPFHPMALGQGMVDGAGDPQGGGGLAFMQAGFGGMPDGSMNTGMPDRGDGRGVRAQMPTPMQMQMSLPPPPPTQPPSGSQQTFNRT, from the exons ATGCTGCAGATCCGCCTGAGCAAGATTGGCTCGTCGGACTCCGGCGGTGCCGCCGCTAGCACGGCAGCTGGCGCCGGCGCCCCCGCCGCGGTTGGGGCGGCTGCGGCGCTCGGTGGCAGCATCCTGGAATCGGTCACCGTGGCATGCCCCGACCACCTCGTGATCGCGGACCTCCCCGTCGCGAAGAGCCTCGGCGCCGTCACGACCTCCGCTGCCGCCGCCACGCGCGCCATCGGCCGTCGCTCCCGTCGCCCGCTCGGGGAGCGCGTCCACATCTGCTCCCGCTGCGAGTTCCCCATCGCCATCTACGGCCGCCTC ATCCCTTGTGAACATGCCTTCTGTTTATCCTGTGCAAGAAGCGATTCTAGCTGCTATCT TTGTGATGAGCGCATTCAGAAGATACAAAGTGTGAAAATGATGGAGGGGATTTTCATCTGTGCTGCACCAATGTGTCTCAAATCGTTCCTTAAGAAAGCAGATTTTGAGTTCCATGTGCCTGATGTCCATGCCAACCTCCTCCAAACTAATCTAGAGAAGGAAGAAGAACGCAATGAGTCAGATGCTCCTAACATCCCCTGTGCTTCTGCAGGGGATACTCAAAGACAATCTCAAATGCCTGAAATGTCTACTGCACGTGCTCCTCCTCCAAGGCCAGGTGTTTCACAAGATCGTGAAGAACGCTCCCGCTACCACCAGTCCAGGGAGCAAACACCACTGAGGCCTCCACCCCTTTCAAAACCACCGTTCCATGGTCGCCATTCTTACCCACCAGGGGATACTCAGGCCGAGAACAATCCACCTCAAGGATTCGACCGGCCATACAACTGGGCTTCTCAATCACGTCAGGAGAGCCCAGGTGCGGCGACTCCACTTCGCCAAGAATCTGATCACAGTACTCAGGACAGGCAGCAATTGATGGCTAATGCACCTTTTATGTTCCCGCCGATTCCTTCTCACCAGGGAAACTTTATGATGCCTATGAATATGAATCAGCCTTTGATCTCCAACGCACCATTCAATTACCCTCTCCAGCAAGATGGAAACCCTCAGTACTTTTCTGCCCCTTTCCAGATGCCGCCGCTACCAGATACTGGATCAGACCAAGGTTCCATGTCAAGTGTCCAGCCTCCAGTTGGCCCTATGAGCTTCCCTGAGGGGCTTCAGCGCCCATGGGCTATGGGGATGATGGGTAATCCATTTCACCCGATGGCCCTTGGTCAGGGAATGGTTGATGGTGCGGGTGATCCTCAGGGTGGTGGTGGCCTTGCCTTCATGCAAGCTGGTTTTGGGGGCATGCCTGATGGCTCCATGAATACAGGCATGCCCGATAGAGGTGATGGAAGGGGTGTTCGAGCACAGATGCCCACGCCAATGCAAATGCAGATGTCACTTCCCCCACCTCCGCCTACACAACCTCCATCAGGCTCGCAGCAAACATTTAACAGGACTTGA